The DNA region AAGCCACCAAGGATGAACATCATCGTCAGAATCGGAGCTTAGAGGACAACGTCCTCAACATCCGACAATGCCAAGAGACTAATTCTCTAAAAGAGATGGAGGTGTTAGACCCCTAACCACTGCCATACTAAATATAGAAAACGTTTGTCCTTAAAGGGTTCAAGACCCCCTCTCTGTCAAAGTTTGATGGACGTAGTGATCTCCATGAACGCATCGACCCAATCAACATCCAAATGGCCATCATCGGAGTGCCTGACTCACTAAAGCATAAGTTTTTGTATGGTACCTTCAGGACACAACCTTGTGATGTTCTATGGGTTAACAACGGGCTTCCATCGCTAGCTATTAGGAGCTGGTGAAGAAGCTTGTACACCAGTTCGTCACCAGCAGACACAAAAAGGTGTCCACCAAAATACGCCAGGCCCCCTCAGAATTGCTGAGGGACTACCTCACCTGCTTCGACGAAGCCACCATAAGGGTCGTCCCCCTGAACCAAGAGATGTTCGCGCGGGCGTTCCAAAATGGTCTCAAGGGGGGACACTTTAACGAATACCTAACCCAGAAACCACCACGTTCATTGGTAGAGGTGGTCACTAGGACTGAGTGCTACATAAAAGGCGAGGAGAGCAACATTGAGAAAAAGGTGAAGGATGTTAAAAGAGTGTGTTCCTGAACTTGAAGGATCAATATCACTAGAGGAGGAGTAATTATACCTCTCCTATTAAAGATAAAATTACATTCAAGTGAGTAGGCAAGATGGCTGAGAGCTTCACATCTCTGAACACTCGTCGGGAAATGATCTGGTACGAGGTTTTCCAACTTCAAAATATCCCTACTCCTCTAGGCCCAAAAGCAGACATTATGGGGCATGAACCAGACAATTGGTGGAACTTCCATAAAGTTAAAGGACATAACACTGATGACTACTATTAACACAAGAAGGAAATCAAGAGGTTCATCCAAGAGAGACACCTTAAGAAGTATGTGGAGGGTGACTCATCCTGAGAGCCAGGCGGATCTAACTCCTGCAGAAGAGAATACACATGAAGCCTTATACCAAGAAAAGTAAATGAGGTATCCGCCGAAGAAGATAACAAAGTTGTGTGTCACACTCTCAACACCATCGTCAGAGAATTCACCGAGGACAAGGAGACTAGCTCCACACGCAGAATGTATGAATGCTAGATACTGGATATAAAATATCTCTCTAAGGAGTCAAACGAAGGTATGCACTTAGGGCATGACTCAAGAAAGAATGTGTTTGAGTTGCGCCCAGATATGCATCTTCAAATTCTAGGGATATTTTTGGTTTTTCATGAGGGTGTAGTAGCAATTCTTAGGATGCCTTAAGCAATTCCATAAAATTTTAAGCCCTTCAATTTGGAGATTTTAAATATTAGGCCATAGCCCCATAAATTGACAGTTCAACCGGATACAACACATTAAACAAAGAGATTATCTATGAACTTTTCTAGAAAAAAATAATCATTATCACAATGCATATCAAAcgatgcaaaaataaaataaaataaaaattaaatattcATTATTTTATAAACTGgatatttaaattattttttataaaacaaaatATATCTTAGAGAGTTAATGAACATGTCAATTTAATAGTGATTTCTATCAACGAATTTAAAAATTCAATTCTTTTTCTAAATTTAATCTCAAATAAAATgatatttaattttaatatatttaacTCTTTAATATGAAAttgaattttttaaataaataaattgcATAACTCTTACCATAAAAAATATGAATGatacaaaatgatgtttaatttcaacTTGTTGTTGATATGTAATCTAACATGACTCTAGAAAAAATTATCTAAAAATTACAcaactttttttttaaaagatACCTTCCAAAAGCTTGAAAAAATAAAAGTTATACTTATTTAGATCTATTTAATCTATTTATTTTTTCGTAGTGTATTGTTAATGTAAATTAGTTTTACATTATCATCCATTAGAATTATATCATTCAATCatattttatttgtattttaaaattaaaaatttgaCTCGAGTGAATGTTGCATATTCTTTTTTCACTTAATTTAAATATAATAATTTTAGCTTTTTGAAAAATGAACTAGTAGAATATCCATGCTCCCGCACAGGTCAATTAAAATTATAATTGTATAAATAATTTTGTTTGATATACCTGTATAATATTCAAATGAAGAGATAATGCACTAACAAAGAGCAATGCAATAGAATATTTACATCAAAATAATTACATTTCAATTCACAAAATTTAGCTGTAAAGTTGAGAATATACTACTAATATAACAATAAAGAGCAAAAGATAAGTGCAACTATAAAATGTCTTCCAAAAAATTATCATATAATATTGACAAAGTAACTCGTCTTTCAATTAAAATATCCACATGAAAACAAAATAAGTTTAATTAGATAACAATTCATTTAATGGTTGTAATTGAAAACACAATGACAGAGAAGAATATGAATGTTATACCTACTAAATATTGTGAGAAACTTCCTTGAATACATCGTTAGTGATAGTAATGGTGACAATTTTTTCTTTATCCTGAATCAAAATATTAAGACCTTGTTTATTCTTAACTTGAGACATTGCAACATACAACTGACCATAATTAAAAATATCTTTTGGTAGTTATAAACCAACATTTTCTAAGGATTGACCATGAGATTCGTTAATTGTcataacaaaaataataataatgggGAATTGTCTTCTCACCAACTTAAATGGTCATGGTGATTGTGAGGGGGACAAAGATATTATGGGAATATAAATGATGTTACCTACATTCTTTCTTGAAATGATCTTAGCTTGTAACAATGACATGATTAGCAAACCTTGTAACAATGAGCCTTGTACCATTGCATAAGCCTTCAGACTAATCTAAGTTGCGCATCACCATAATAGTGACACCAATCTTCAACTTGATTAAATGATTAGGCATTTCAGAAATTTTAAGAGCATTCAAAAATTAAGGAGTCAAGTGCTCAAATACATCAAAGTCGGTGGCTGCTGATTGATGGGTTGTATCCGCAAGTATACAGAGTATGTCcaagtaatataaaagattatcgatcccacagagatcaatgtcaatctatcgattactattgttatGTCGTATATCTAAGGCTAATCGAAATCGAGTGTAATGCTTACaggaaataaaaacaaagattgAATTCAGAGAAATAATACTGGAATGTGATTCACTTTGATATAACAGTACTCCTATTGTCTAGTAGTAACACTTGCTGAGCAATATTTTCTTCTCGAAATAAAAATTAATTAGACAGGAACTGTCGCGTTAGCGTAATCGGAATCGAGTTTTACTCTCTAATTTAAATAAGTCATCATATAAACATTAGACAAACAAAATCATTGACATATATATGACATATAAAATGATTTTAGAAAACATACATTGCCAGATATAAATCGAGGCACAAGTATCATATAAAACATGCATATACAACTGACAGAGCACAAATATCCTTGACAGATTTATGAGACATAACTGAAAAACATGAAAAACTAAACGATCATAGAAAACATGAGATTTAAGCACCTCAAAGAACTAACAGAGCAAATAATAAAGCATTGCAGGGTATGAAACTTATGCCATGCTGTATGAATATCAAAACAATACAACATCCCGTCTAATAACTTGCATCACATACGATCTGTAATTTCAACCAAACACCATAGTTGAAAAGTACAAGATTTCACAACAACAACTTCAATCTTTAGAACATACGAAGCTTAGTTAGAATATAAGTCGTGTGGTAGACGAAATCCGAAAAAACATAAGCATTAATATTACACATCAATGGGCAACTAATAAAAAAATAGCAAAGCCAACAAAATGCACTTGCCAAACCTGCAATGCTGATACAAACATCGCTAAATCGACATTAACTTCATGTGTTTTACATAGCAAAAACAAAAATCATAAAAGCATGCAATTTTGCTCTGGCCTCATCAATGTTGAAGCAAAAACGTATCAACTACATCATATATCGATGGTTTGGGTCAGAGATGATATAGTAAGTGTGCAAACCTTTCTCAACTGTTATGTTTGAGCGGCTAATGCAGCAAGCCAGAGTGACTGCATGAAGAGATTAACTTGTTGAAATCTTGAGAGAAAGGATGGAGAATGAAATAAAGAGTGAGTTTGGGAGAGAGAATGCAGAGAAAGGGAAGAGACAAATATGAAGAAAAAGTGAGTTATGTACTGCAAAATAGAGGAAACATGTGTACTGGTTTTGGGGGGAAGGGGGATAATGACTTTGTTTGATGCATCAAATGGAAGACTGATATTTGTCAAGAGAATAAAGATCTGACTTTGAAAAAATAGGACATTTGTTTATTATTGTTTTGTCCAAATGATAGTATAATTTAAGCTTAATTCATCTTTTAGTCATTTAACTTAATTTAATGTTTCACTTTAGTCCCTGATTTAAAACACGTTACAAGTTAGTCCCTTAAAACACTTTCGTTAGTCGATTTAGTTCTTTCCgtcaatttttttcaaaaatcaTTAATTTTTACCTACATGACAATCTAGTTGGATTTATTTTTATCTATGTGGTTTTTTTTTGAAACTATTATATAGGTGGCTTTATTGACCTTCTCTATTACCTACACATTCCTCTCTTTCTGCCATCTCTTCCTAAAATCCACATTCTTCTCCTTAGATATTCTTCTTTATCTGTTTTTATTCTTTCTCTGTTTCTCACAAGTCAATAATGTTTCTCTTACCATCAATAGAGTTTTAGTTGATTCCTACTTGAGTAGGTTTTCTCTCTTTTCAAGTTGTTTGGATTGAAACTTTCTTCTATGTAATGGATCTAGATTTATTTTGGATCTCGAAGGTCCTTCATAAGAAGACATGCTCATGACAAACCCTTCTTCAAGAGACAAAGGAAGATGGAAAAACTCCGCGTGGCCTCTGGAAGAACAGACGCCTAAACCGACACATAGGATGGTGGTGATTTTTGGATCTTGAACAGACGTTGAAACCCTTTGTTTAGGTTGTTTTTGGACCTGGTTTAAGAAACGCCGCGTGGCTTTTGTctttaatttttgaatttttttctgGATAGACAAAATTTTCATGTaagcttcatttgattgtgaaaaATCCAGACGCGTCTTTTAGTATTTATGtgaaaaattgattttttttttctttcatgtatcttaattttattttaatgGGTTGTCATTGATGTTTTATTTTCCATATATCATGGTTGTGTTAGTTTTGTTGTAAAGTAAGGTTTTTTTTATTGACTTACTCTATTTTTTTTATGGTTGACTAATTGACTTGGTTTGTGTGAAGTTCTGAAATGTGTTTAtgttattttgattttttttcttttcagaATGTGTTCTTAAGAGGATTGTTGTTAGTGTTATGGATACTTATGAATGAGGTTTCTGGATTACTACTTTTTGATTTGTGTTTAGGATTTTGATGAAGATGGTTCTCCTaagtaggggtggcaaaacgggctcggcccgctGGGCATGCTCGTTTTGTCCGCATttttgtgcggggcgggccaaggatttaggccctcaccctcaaatgtgtccgtCCCGTCCCAccccgtttttttcgcgggcttttgcgggcacgtgtatttacataattttttgcatttttaggcttaaagagtgcagtgcccgcgggctttccccgtcccgccctcacttttttgcgaggcgggtctaagttttaggcctgcatcctcaactatgaccgcaCCGTCCCACCCCGTTCTTTTGCGGACTTTTGCGGGACGGGCCTAAACGGGGCGGACATGCCCATTTGCCACCCCTGCTCCTAAGTATCTGGATTTTCAGTTATCATGTTTTTGTTAGTTTCTTGTTACTGATTAGTTCTGGTATAACCTATGGGACTGAAACTAATATCTTCTGTTTGAAAACTATAAAAAATTCCATCTAAGACCCGAATAATTATTTGACATCTTCATGGAATTTCAACAATAAAATTGAAGAGTTTATAGGTAGATGTATCGGTGTTGAATGTAGGTATCCTAATGAGAATAAAGTCTTGAATCTTAAGTTATCGAATATGGGACTCAAGGGTCAGTTTCCACGCGACATTGTTAATCCTTTGATAAAATTGCTGACTCATTATATTAACTTTTGCCACGTTGTCATGCCACATGTGTACAACTTAACGGTTTTTTAGAAAATTGAATAGAAATGATCAACTTAACTAATAGAACAGTTTTAAGAGATTAACTTGTAATATTTTTTAGATAAAAGACTAAAGTGAAATTTAAAATTAAGTTAAAAAACACCCAGACTAAATTACATGTATAATTTAAAATAAGTGAAAGGACAAAATTGTAAATTAATACATTATATTTTTGAAGGATTGATTAATAGTAGATAGTAGATTTGATATTGCCTTAACACTTTTTAGCCATAAAAAATGAGCgtttattaaaaaaaaaaaaagaataagaggctattttacaaaaaaaatagaaaataaaaatggTACTAGGGTTTCAAGAGATTCCTTTACTACCAGAAATGGGAAATCGGAGAAGACGAGTATGCAATTAAAGAGCAAAAGCTGATAATTTCAAAGTTCAAACCTAAAAGAACTAAACAATGGCGAAAGAGGAACACAGGGTTGCTCAAATTGAAGTAGCAAAGCAAAGATGCAGGTGCGTCATTGATTCAATCCACAAATTGCCATCTTCTTCAAACATCACCCACTCATGTAGAAGAACCCTCCTCAAATTAGCACGTGCTGAGCTCGATTTTCTCTCTCAACCTTCTTCTTCCAGCACTCTCAGGTATCGCTCACTTCACTCTTTTCTGAATTTCATAATTGCTATGCTCTTGTTAATTAATAATTTTCAAACCCTAAAATTGATCTGTATTTTAAATCATGTTTTGATTCATGGATATTGAGTTTTGAAATTATGGAAAAGTGTGACAATAACCAATTCATTTTGATTCTTGAAACCCTATTTTTGCTGTCAAGTTTGTCACTGAAAAATGAGAAATGAACAAAAAAAAGTGTAATGGTTGGTCAAATAGCGGCTAACATAATTAGAACAAAACACAATTGTTCAAAATATACCTGTTTGTCAAAAAGGTGCTGAGAGTGGAATTTGAACAAATTGCTATTCTTTTGTGACCCGCGGTTGACAGCATTGGTTAAAGCTAACAAATATGAAGACTAGTTTTATGGTCTTAAATAAGTTTCAAGGATCAATTTGATCTGGAGTATTCAATTTTAAGACCAATTTGAATGATTTGCCTACACAAGGTGAAGTCTCGAATAAAATGACCACCAATTAACAGTTTTAGGAATGTTTTTGTGAATTTCTTAACTTCATGAACCGCCTTGCCAGTGTTCTACAATTTCAGAGACCAACTTGGAGATTTAATCATTCTTCTTTGTTGAATTTGAAGCCCTTGCTAAGAATAATATTATCAATTTAGAATACTATGCTGATGGAAAATAGACTTAACTGGTTTGAGCATGTAGAGAGAAGACTTGCAAATTCTATGATAAGGGGAGTAGATGAGATGGAGAGGAGTCTAACAGCTAGAGGTAGAGGAAGACCTAAAAAAACTATATAAGAGAAGTTATTAAGAAAGATGTTGAGATTAACGATTTGAATAAAAATATGATCTTGGATAAAACATTATGGCGGAAGCTGCTCCATGTAGCCGACCCCACTTAGTGGGATAAAGCTTGGTTGTTTGTAGAATACCATGCCATGATAATTTGTTTAGTGGATCCTAAAAGCAATCATACTATAAAGTAGCAATTCCATGCAACTAAAACATTGTTATGACTTGATAATCACTTTGATGTAGtgtcttttattttattttaaagtGACATGTCTTTTATTTTgttctattttattttattttaaagtGAAAATGGAAAGGTGTAACCATGTTTGTCTTATTGTGTTTGAATCATTTTTTCACCTCTTCTTTATTAGAGTTCGGTAACTATTGATTCTTTCTTCGTTACTTCATAAATCATGAGAGTTTCTGTTTATTGTGTGAAAATAACAGTGTCAACATTGGGCACCTGGAAGCAGTTCTACATATTCTACAGCAACCTTTCATAAGCGGAGTTTCTAGAGTTTGCAAATCAATCCCACTATCTCCTTCAGTTAGTCGCGAAGAGAGACATAGCTCTTCTCTCAAAGACATCCATGTCGATGTGGTGTGTATCCTCAATGGGAAGCCTGTGTGGATTATAGTATCCGATAGGAATCCAAAGTACATTTCATGGAATAGTTGTCATAAAAGTAAGGGTTTGAAGCTACGCATTGAACAAGTACTCGCTGCTGCCAAATCTAACTTAGCTTTAAGACCTTCCTCGGTTATGATTTTCTTTGCCAATGGGATTTCAACCCATGTTTATGACAAGCTACGCGACGAATTCAGGGCATCTGAAATCCGTTTGGCGTTTTCGGTTTTCAGTTCTAACATGCTAGAAGAAACAGAAGGTGACTGGATAAATGTTATCTCTAGATCATATAGAGATGCACTTGTTCTTGAAATCAACCTTACTGATGAAAAAGATGCTGTTCCAAATTTAGGATGTAATGTTGAGAGTTCGATCATGGATTCTTCTCAAGTAGAGGTTTCAGTAGGAAAGGTTGAAACACAACCACATCTTTTGGAACAAAATGCCGTTAACAGGGCTTCTTCTCAACTTGAGCGTTCAATAGATAAAGCTGAAACTAGACCGCTGCTATCACAAGAGGATATTGAAACAAAGTTGGGTGATACATTCTATTCTGTTATTATGGGAATGAAACTAAGCTCCCTGGACAATAAAAATTCCGAATCGACTGAATCTATGAAACTTTTAGGTGGGAGTGATCTGGTAAATTTTGATACAACAGCTTTGATAGCTTTTGTATCGGGAATTAGTAATGGTGGAACAGAAAAACTTTTGGCCACTCCCGAAAGTGAACTGAGACAGCGGTTTAAGGGAAACTTTGACTTTGTGATCGGTCAAGTGAGTTATCGATATTTTTTACCATCTGCTTTGTGTTTTTTTATCTTTTGCATGCTTCTACTTGATGATAAAGCATTCCAATTATTCCATTAACAATCCTTATTTTGTTGTGACAATGATTTTTGTAGCTTACACATTAAAACTTTCAAAATATGAGACCCTGTGATCCAAAGTTTTATTGTGTTTTAGTTAATTAATAATTCAATATTTGCATTGTATGTAGTTTTCATAAACTATTCTGGTTTTTATCGGCCTCAAGTGAATTGACAAAAGCTTTCCTCAATTTATGTGCTAGATAATGTCTGAACTTCAAAATCCAATCCATGTGGAATTTGGTAGAGTCCTAAATGGGAAGCAGGGTATAATTTGTGAGAGTGTTCTTTCAGAATTTAAGGAGCTAGCGAAAATGTGTGGAGGGCCAAATGAGAAACTTAGAGCCGACAAGTTAATAAATTATCTAAGGTGAGTTTAATTAGCTATTCTTTCTCTATTCGAACCACTTAGGTTTATCTGCAACATGTTGCACTGACAAACTGGAGGATCACCACAGGGTTGTTCCGGATACTCCTTCAGGACGCATGATGGGCCTCCCAACAACTAGGAAGCTGGCATTAAAAAACAAGATTGTGTTTGGTACTGGTGACCATTGGCATGCCCCAACTTTGACAGCAAACATGGCATTCATCAGAGCAGTTTCACAGACGGGGATGTCACTCTCTAGTATTGAACATAGACCAAGGGCCTTAACTGGGGATTAGTTACATGCATTCATGACAATAAAGGTTAAAACTTGACACACAAGAATTGTACTGGTCCTGCAACTGATGTTCCATTTCTGATCTTGAGGAGTTTGGAGCAACCATTGAAGTTGTTGGTGGAGACGGTGCTTCTACCTCTACAGTGTGAGCCCTTCCCAAAGTCTTCTCTGCCATGAGTACAATGTGCTTTTACTACCTCATATTTTGTTGTGTTTATTACATCCATTTTTCTTCACTTGAATAATGGTGGGAATTTTGCCATATAATACCATGTGTCCCTCTCTCTATATTGCATTGCTACAACTCTTGATGTGCTTTTTTGTTCCGCACCTTTTCATATATATGTCTCTTCCACCGTTATTCATTCAATCTTTATGTCTAACTCATTAAATCTTATTTAAGTGGTTTCGGCGAGCGTATGATGTAAAATTAAGGGAATTGCTCGATAGACCCTTACATATGCATACCACACTCTTGAAAATTCAAAATTGTCTATCATGCAATCCGAGATGCATTTCTGGACCCATCTAAAATCACGCCAACCTTTTATTTTTTGAGTTTCACTCAAGTTTAAAAAAATTTATGGCCCGGTCTCCATATATTATTTGGGTATatttggagatgcatctttgaATAATTCCCCGAATCATTTTAGATCATTACCATTGTCCTAATATCATAATTTCTTGAGGTCTAACTTATATTAAAGTAAAAGCAAAGTAAAATGAAGTTATATTAAAGTTAAAGAAAGCAAAAAGTCATATATTAATTCAAAAGTTAAGATTATACATAATATTTGTTTGAAAATATTAAAGTAATACATCCAAACATAAACTAATTACTGGGtatgcctcctcctccgcctgTATTGCATGATATGCCGTAATTCGACATCTGTGGATTGTCATCCTCAAAGAGTCCTGACTCTATGATTGCTCTACCCATTTCCGCAACTCGTTGACAGACTGTCATCACGCTCTATGAGGGTGTCACACATATTaagaaaaatgaataaaataaacATTGAAAAATTTATTGTTTTTCTCCGTTGACAACATTTAGAAATTCATTCCTAAAAATAATAATCAATTTCTCTTCCACGTTCTCTTTCATGTGAAAATATTTGTTAGGAAAATATTTACTCAAGATAATAAAATGTCTCAGATGAATTGCAAGTTATCTCTTATTTGGAACAGATAACTTATCAAAAATTTGAAAAAGATAGGTTATTCTTTAAGAATCCATTGTCAAACTCTTGATTTGTTTAAACAATgtaaatatatataaaaaataattcTCCGATTTTAGCAGAAACGAAGAGGTATCTGACAGGGTCGGCCCAATCATATCGGAGGTCCTGTTCTAATTACAAAAATGAGCctaatttttttttcaaaatacaattataataattaaaaaatatatatcaaaaatacaattatgtattaattaaaaataaatttaattttaattattttaaattttgagttttgatcaatcttaatttttgtatatattgagtttttatcataacatttctttcaattattgagtttttttaataatatatatatattttttaatatttataaaaaaaagttgaaaatttcaaaattttggATCCTCTAATATTTGGGACTTTGTGCTCCACTTGCACATGGCCGACCCTGtatcttatttatttttatttaaaaagaaacgCATATTACCTCGGTTTTGAGTAATAACTGAGGTAAAATATAAGCATGTTTATTTAGTTTTTTTCCGTCCTTAAACAAATTTTTATCGTCCATTTAATGAGTAACAACGCTCAAGACATTGTCATTAATGATCCTCGTGAAACCTAAAATCCTTATTATAAAAACATTATGAATATTAAAATTTGATAGTAGTGAATCCACAAGAAACCCAAACGTTATTGTGAAATCCTCTATGTTTAATCAGAGCGCCATGAGATTTTACAAAATAAAAGTATCAATGTGATAAATTGCAAGAGTAGAAAATAATTTAGGTTTATTTAATATATGATTGGTGAAAATTTATTTACTTTTCCTAAAATTTATGTGGCAAATGCAAAAAAAAAACTAGTTCAAGGTTTGTGTTCTAACATAATTTCTTAACTGagtatttattttatttatctaactTTTTATTTATATCAGATATAAATGAATGCAAAAGTTATAGAGAATATATTGCATCCAATATTTGATCTTTTCCAAGATTCAATAAAATGAGGATCCAACATTTGTTCTTCTCCAAAATATTCAACA from Lathyrus oleraceus cultivar Zhongwan6 chromosome 1, CAAS_Psat_ZW6_1.0, whole genome shotgun sequence includes:
- the LOC127132016 gene encoding uncharacterized protein LOC127132016 is translated as MAKEEHRVAQIEVAKQRCRCVIDSIHKLPSSSNITHSCRRTLLKLARAELDFLSQPSSSSTLSVNIGHLEAVLHILQQPFISGVSRVCKSIPLSPSVSREERHSSSLKDIHVDVVCILNGKPVWIIVSDRNPKYISWNSCHKSKGLKLRIEQVLAAAKSNLALRPSSVMIFFANGISTHVYDKLRDEFRASEIRLAFSVFSSNMLEETEGDWINVISRSYRDALVLEINLTDEKDAVPNLGCNVESSIMDSSQVEVSVGKVETQPHLLEQNAVNRASSQLERSIDKAETRPLLSQEDIETKLGDTFYSVIMGMKLSSLDNKNSESTESMKLLGGSDLVNFDTTALIAFVSGISNGGTEKLLATPESELRQRFKGNFDFVIGQIMSELQNPIHVEFGRVLNGKQGIICESVLSEFKELAKMCGGPNEKLRADKLINYLRVVPDTPSGRMMGLPTTRKLALKNKIVFGTGDHWHAPTLTANMAFIRAVSQTGMSLSSIEHRPRALTGD